From the Rhinolophus sinicus isolate RSC01 linkage group LG02, ASM3656204v1, whole genome shotgun sequence genome, one window contains:
- the LOC141568770 gene encoding ankyrin repeat domain-containing protein 26-like gives MKTVFSDSSSWNATSLTFNHGTSQRSGDSKFGDKRPFATHSRSKPLSASTEFGQMTVIDKRKTQIGVDECSKCDPASSLSRETGNKDSWPISEEWLFDVNTKKEATKPAIGKRENRVAIIESAPQDQTSNGNLTCVDSAHQDNIRVKKSSLGLGQDEDEESPWDSETSIEVEDPVPEEAVGKYGAQPCRPASSKWNATSLTFDHGTSQRSGDWKVGDKRPFASHSMSKPLSASTEFGQMTVIDKRKSQIVDLSAGQHLGMTSEEGQARLDGNEKNYTWAHYLRCGVVSESYEKEKDLLRENQMLRDEIAILRLQLDTLKPQNQEMEKKYFEDTANVKQKDDRLQKTIKLNDKTLTKTIFEYNRQLNVPTAENTMLNSQLENESRSKERLKIEAESDLYMLASASLHYYELYKQLIRYLRNAFQGLRDECLHFMDKIRFARCNLKENTEILFQQLSKAQSKSNSLDTELPHTRYAVRERTLVFEPVLKDPNQTQCQEEKIEHVHQRKQGKVSTYTGEPDSPKEKGSDLQSGKMLLPRQLGDAFNKSDNKENSGMNIQEQLQQLKKALQAVFEKQDRMLKEEHQDFVNKLNHLNGRMCQYEKDKSEREVVGRQLQRELPDTIKKLPKSEASLQVRSHQHMNSEAERQDFKTLEQLPSQVCVKCNLSTVHR, from the exons atgaaaactgtattttcagATTCTTCCAGCTGGAATGCTACTTCTTTGACTTTCAATCATGGAACTTCTCAAAGATCCGGGGATTCGAAATTTGGTGATAAACGGCCATTTGCCACACACTCAAGGAGCAAACCTCTGTCAGCATCCACAGAGTTTGGACAGATGACCGTAATAGACAAACGAAAGACTCAGATTGGAG tggATGAGTGTTCTAAATGTGACCCTGCGAGCAG TCTTTCCCGCGAAACTGGCAATAAAGATTCATGGCCTATATCAGAGGAATGGCTCTTCGATGTTAATACCAAG aAAGAAGCAACCAAGCCGGcaattggaaaaagagaaaatcgtGTCGCTATTATTGAAAGTGCTCCACAAGACCAAACAAGCAATGGTAATTTGACTTGTGTTGACAGTGCACACCAGGATAATATACGTG ttaaaaagtCATCATTAGGATTAGGacaagatgaagatgaagaatcACCTTGGGATTCTGAG ACCAGCATTGAAGTGGAAGATCCTGTTCCTGAGGAAGCTGTAGGAAAGTACGGTGCGCAACCCTGCAGACCAG cttCTTCCAAATGGAATGCTACTTCTTTGACTTTCGATCATGGAACTTCTCAAAGATCCGGGGATTGGAAAGTTGGTGATAAAAGGCCGTTTGCATCACACTCAATGAGCAAACCTCTGTCAGCATCCACAGAGTTTGGACAGATGACCGTAATAGACAAACGAAAGAGTCAGATTGTAG ACTTGTCAGCAGGACAACACCTAGGAATGACATCGGAGGAAGGGCAAGCGAGGCttgatggaaatgaaaagaactacACGT GGGCTCACTATTTAAGATGTGGTGTG GTTTCTGAGAGTTacgaaaaagaaaaagacctgtTGCGTGAAAATCAGATGTTGCGGGATGAAATCGCCATACTAAGACTGCAACTGGACACACTGAAACCTCAGaatcaggaaatggaaaaaaaatactttgaggaCACtgcaaatgtaaaacaaaaggaTGACCGTCTTCAAAAGACGATAAAACTGAATGACAAAACActaacaaaaacaatatttgaatATAACAGACAGCTTAATGTTCCAACAGCCGAGAATACAATGCTGAACTCTCAACTGGAGAATGAAAGTCGAAGcaaagaaagattgaaaatagaaGCGGAATCCGACCTTTATATGCTGGCTAGTGCTTCTCTCCATTATTATGAGCTTTATAAGCAATTAATAAGATACCTACGAAATGCTTTCCAGGGATTAAGAGATGAATGCTTGCATTTCATGGACAAAATCAGGTTTGCTAGGTGTAAcctaaaagaaaacactgagatTCTTTTTCAGCAACTTTCTAAAGCTCAAAGTAAATCCAATAGCTTAGACACTGAGCTCCCTCACACTAGATATGCTGTCAGAGAAAGGACATTGGTTTTTGAACCTGTACTGAAAGACCCAAACCAAACTCAGTGTCAAGAGGAAAAAATTGAACACGTGCAtcaaaggaaacaaggaaaagtgAGCACATATACTGGAGAGCCGGACTCCCCAAAGGAGAAAGGTTCTGACCTGCAAAGTGGAAAGATGCTTCTTCCACGGCAACTGGGTGATGCGTTCAACAAAAGTGACAATAAGGAAAACTCAGGAATGAATATTCAAGAGCAGCTTCAGCAGCTCAAAAAAGCGCTTCAAGctgtatttgaaaaacaagatCGTATGTTGAAAGAGGAACATCAGGATTTTGTCAACAAATTGAATCACTTGAATGGAAGAATGTGCCAGTATGAAAAGgataaatcagaaagagaa GTGGTTGGGAGACAACTTCAACGAGAGCTACCGGACACCATAAAAAAACTGCCTAAGTCAGAGGCTTCACTGCAGGTTAGATCACATCAGCATATGAATTCAGAAGCTGAGAGGCAGGATTTCAAGACATTAGAGCAACTCCCAAGTCAGGTATGTGTGAAATGTAACCTGTCAACAGTTCATCGATAG